One genomic region from Anopheles bellator chromosome 2, idAnoBellAS_SP24_06.2, whole genome shotgun sequence encodes:
- the LOC131210756 gene encoding uncharacterized protein LOC131210756 — protein sequence MAAPLLKVALALLLLGVGRLHGEPFFGNNYVIPQGARLASAANGVVRNLEAAQTQVRGYLINPTASEFLRTGATAFREYVGNTTAVLGQLFREVAQVTTDRVTAPAVVFTRLNLSLQAVATWNQNVTQSLAVLQQAFDYDQNNNTAEFFRSWRDAIGENVNDLAAELRQLGQHIAAIGGQSLNTQQFLQAISADGTLQRLQDVVEAAVRLSTDYSSGVTKVVTAVRAANDFQSRAYSLIRSNQGFINTAVDRYSAASNASYGRFLAAADSLVTHLKDTNQSFVFRWPLLFSGEVHEKLNLLNQSIDHLTGNIMLRTLTVAGELVKTSALFKTGDNPLAYLRDEADLLTRILLDVLYGDNYCASAFITPFNALPAQVNNLVGACLTEQTNLESQGSSQLVSIANNFLRPYVTTVYGRLNICFQQPFDKMTECLDNIVATIDFRGQFFLLDVASQQFFEQVQEDLPTCNDRVLELVRNAGLRENCGLHAETPAPE from the exons ATGGCGGCACCGTTGTTGAAGGTTGCTCtcgcgttgctgctgctcggtgttGGCCGGCTGCACGGGGAACcgttttttggcaacaactaCGTAATACCGCAGGGTGCCCGGCTGGCCAGTGCAGCCAACGGCGTCGTCCGCAATCTGGAGGCAGCCCAAACGCAGGTCCGAGGATATCTGATCAATCCGACCGCTTCGGAATTTCTGAGAACCGGGGCCACGGCGTTCCGTGAGTACGTCGGCAACACGACGGCGGTGTTGGGCCAACTGTTCCGCGAGGTAGCTCAGGTTACGACGGATCGCGTCACGGCACCGGCCGTCGTGTTTACGCGGCTAAATCTGTCGCTGCAGGCCGTGGCCACGTGGAACCAGAACGTGACCCAATCGCTAGCCGTCCTCCAGCAGGCGTTCGACTACGATcagaacaacaacacggcCGAGTTCTTTCGATCCTGGCGCGATGCCATCGGTGAGAACGTCAACGATCTGGCAGCGGAACTGAGGCAACTGGGTCAGCACATTGCGGCGATCGGTGGTCAGTCGCTCAACACCCAGCAGTTCCTGCAGGCCATCTCGGCGGACGGAACGCTGCAGCGACTGCAGGACGTCGTCGAAGCTGCGGTCCGCCTCTCGACGGACTACTCGTCCGGTGTCACGAAAGTGGTGACCGCTGTCCGGGCGGCTAACGATTTTCAATCACGGGCCTACTCACTGATCCGCTCGAACCAGGGCTTTATCAACACGGCCGTCGATCGGTATAGTGCCGCATCGAACGCATCCTACGGGCGGttcctggcggcggccgattCACTCGTCACCCACCTGAAGGACACCAACCAGAGCTTCGTGTTCCGCTGGCCACTGCTGTTCAGTGGCGAGGTCCACGAGAAGCTGAACCTGCtgaaccaatcgatcgatcatctgACCGGCAACATTATGCTCCGTACGCTGACCGTGGCGGGAGAGCTGGTCAAAACGAGTGCCCTCTTCAAGACCGGCGACAACCCACTGGCGTACCTGCGCGATGAAGCCGATCTGCTTACGCGCATCCTGCTCGATGTACTGTACGGGGACAACTACTGTGCTTCGGCGTTCATTACGCCGTTCAACGCACTACCGGCCCAGGTGAACAACCTCGTTGGGGCCTGCCTGACGGAACAGACGAACCTCGAGAGCCAGGGCTCCTCGCAGCTCGTATCGATCGCCAACAACTTCCTGCGTCCGTACGTCACGACGGTGTACGGCCGGCTCAACATCTGCTTCCAGCAGCCGTTCGACAAAATGACCGAATGTTTGGACAAT ATCGTGGCAACGATCGACTTCCGGGGACAGTTTTTCCTGCTCGAcgtcgccagccagcagttCTTCGAGCAGGTCCAGGAGGACCTACCGACCTGCAACGATCGGGTGCTGGAGCTCGTTCGCAATGCGGGGTTGCGCGAGAACTGCGGCCTTCACGCTGAGACGCCGGCGCCGGAGTGA
- the LOC131210757 gene encoding uncharacterized protein LOC131210757, protein MHRNSVLLVVAVVLVTAGDNLSVSGAKTNPLGDDEEVANVTMGIVENVATARAAIERFRSAVPSVDYLQLATVGLTEYVGNLTGRFEATFKEFTTRELESVQHALIETIRYLNGYDSVNSIAMLQNLDYSMYNHNLLRSINSDLRIASISLSEALFDQRDVSPAVDDVFAATDKLQENVLRLVDVIEKGEAWTVETMARAEAAQRGFNESIDAYVNGSLTQIEELVAGLDELRSYEEDAYRRLKEKIATLPKSTTGYFVALKKAIENTIQKVRINFENLKLYKHRDIEQWKTRGSIVAPIGYMTQVAVQVASDPMLANDCTESYIEKILAFPNFTLAHVNNCLAEQSAYEEKTFAIVSQVLDTYVIGAINASYAAYDICFRYVPRKQSFCLELNGYENSWANGRIYNAAKQVESFVDGEIQNSFNNCVAQNGYFLNYHNIQEMCIYSKKRTRFRNRWSKK, encoded by the exons ATGCACCGGAACTCGGTGCTGTtggtagtggcggtggtgctcgTGACGGCGGGTGACAATTTATCGGTTTCCGGTGCTAAAACGAATCCGCTCGGTGACGATGAGGAGGTGGCGAACGTTACGATGGGAATCGTGGAGAacgtggccacggcacgggctgCCATCGAGCGGTTCCGGTCGGCTGTACCATCGGTGGACTACCTTcagctggccaccgtcggtctGACGGAGTACGTCGGCAATCTGACCGGTCGGTTTGAGGCGACGTTTAAGGAGTTTACGACGCGCGAACTGGAATCGGTACAGCACGCCCTGATCGAGACCATCCGGTACCTGAACGGGTACGACTCGGTCAACAGCATCGCGATGCTCCAGAATCTCGACTACAGCATGTACAACCACAACCTGCTCCGTTCGATTAACAGCGATCTGCGGATCGCTTCGATCAGCCTTTCGGAGGCATTGTTCGATCAGCGCGACGTAAGTCCGGCCGTAGACGATGTGTTCGCGGCGACCGACAAACTACAGGAGAATGTCCTGCGGCTGGTGGACGTGATTGAGAAGGGCGAAGCGTGGACGGTGGAAACGATGGCCAGGGCTGAGGCGGCCCAGCGAGGATTCAACGAGTCGATCGATGCGTACGTGAACGGGTCACTGACGCAGATAGAAGAACTCGTCGCAGGGCTGGACGAACTGCGTAGCTACGAGGAGGATGCGTACCGGCGGTTGAAGGAAAAGATTGCGACCCTGCCCAAGTCCACCACCGGCTACTTCGTGGCGCTGAAGAAGGCGATCGAAAACACGATCCAAAAGGTACGCATCAACTTCGAGAACCTGAAGCTGTACAAGCACCGCGATATCGAGCAGTGGAAAACGCGTGGCTCGATCGTGGCCCCGATCGGGTACATGACGCAGGTGGCGGTTCAGGTcgcttccgatccgatgctgGCGAACGACTGTACCGAGTCGTACATCGAGAAGATACTCGCGTTTCCCAACTTCACGCTGGCCCACGTGAACAACTGTCTGGCGGAGCAGAGCGCGTACGAGGAGAAAACGTTCGCGATCGTCTCGCAGGTGCTCGACACGTACGTCATCGGGGCGATCAACGCGTCGTACGCGGCGTACGACATTTGCTTCCGCTACGTTCCGCGGAAGCAGAGCTTTTGCCTCGAGCTG AACGGATACGAGAATAGTTGGGCCAACGGTAGGATTTATAACGCGGCCAAGCAGGTCGAATCGTTCGTCGACGGCGAGATACAGAACAGCTTCAACAACTGTGTGGCGCAGAATGGGTACTTCCTGAACTACCACAACATCCAGGAGATGTGTATCTACAGCAAGAAGCGAACGCGCTTCCGAAACCGTTGGtcaaagaaataa